From the genome of Vicia villosa cultivar HV-30 ecotype Madison, WI unplaced genomic scaffold, Vvil1.0 ctg.000442F_1_1_1, whole genome shotgun sequence, one region includes:
- the LOC131628311 gene encoding EPIDERMAL PATTERNING FACTOR-like protein 9 produces the protein MSYTKLPKVLIILFTLILAAKVIQGIETKGWISQSSQHQRESNLKGSKNEAWKTRNSRRLMIGSTAPTCTYNECRGCRYKCRAEQVPVEGNDPINSPYHYRCVCHR, from the exons ATGAGTTACACCAAACTCCCAAAAGTACTCATCATTCTCTTCACCTTAATTCTTGCAGCTAAAGTTATACAAG gaaTTGAAACAAAAGGGTGGATATCTCAATCTTCACAACATCAAAGAGAGTCAAATTTAAAG GGTAGCAAGAATGAAGCATGGAAGACAAGAAATTCTAGGAGATTGATGATTGGATCCACAGCACCAACTTGTACTTACAATGAATGTAGAGGATGCAGATATAAATGCAGAGCTGAGCAAGTTCCTGTTGAAGGAAATGACCCAATTAATAGCCCTTATCACTACAGATGTGTTTGTCATAGGTGA